In Bacteroidales bacterium, the genomic window TCACTGCCAATAAGATCGCTGCCAGTTCTTCCTACGGGTATTACCAAAAGCTTAAAAGCACAGCCATCCGGAACGGGGTCAAATTCAGCTTTGAGACCAATGTGGCGGCAGGACTGCCCGTGATAAGCACCATCAACGACCTGATTAAAAGCGGGGACCGGATCCTGAAGCTGGAAGCGGTTGTTTCAGGGACCCTCAATTACATCTTCAATACCATGAGCAGCAAGATTCCCTTCAGCAAAGCCATCCGGATGGCCAAGGAGGAGGGCTACTCGGAACCCGATCCCCGGCTCGATCTGAGCGGTACCGATGTAAAACGAAAGCTGCTGATCCTGGCAAGAGAATCGGGTTACCCCCTGGAAGAAAAAGATATAGAGGTGCAGCCCTTCCTGCCGGAGGCTCTTTTTGAAGGGAGCCAGGAGGCCTTCTGGGAGGGGGTCAGGGAGCTGGATAAGGAGTTTGAGGAGAAGCGTATCGGGATGGAAGAGAGGGGCCTGAAGTGGCGCTACCTGGCCAGGCTGGAGAATGGCAAAGGGGCCATGGGACTCGAGGAGGTGAATCCCACGCACCCGGCCCACGCCCTGGAGGCCAGCAACAATATCATCCTGATTACCAGCGACCGCTACCATGAACTCCCGCTGATTGTAAAAGGCTATGGCGCAGGGGCGGAGGTTACTGCCGCCGGGGTTTTTGCGGACGTTATCCGGGTGGCAAACGTATAAAAACAGCCAGCAGAGAAGCAGGCCTGCATCGCAGGCCGCAGCGACAGAGCAGTTTGAAATGACAGAAAGAAAAAATATAGAGGCTGTCATCCTGGATATGGACGGGATCCTGATCGATTCGGAGCGTCACTGGCAGCTCACCGAGCGCGCCATTTTTGCCGAACTGGGGATCGATCTGAGCGAAAAGCTGCTGGTCGAGACCAGGGGACTGAACACCGGGGAGATGATGGCCCACTGGTCGGCCCGTTTCCCTCTGGATGGACGTGATACGGCAGCCCTGATGAAGGAGTACGACCGGCGCATGGTGGAGACCATGAAAAAAGAGGTCCCGCTGATGGAGGGCGCCCGCGAGCTGATCGGGATGTTCCGGGGGCAGGGACTGCCTCTGGCGCTGGCCACCTGCTCCACCCCGGAGCATATCGATGCCGTGATGGAGAAGCACGGATTGCGCGATTCCTTTGACCACCTGGTTTCCGCCGCTGTGGATATGCCGGGGAAGCCCCACCCGGAGGTCTTCCTTCGCACGGCCCGGCTTCTGAAGGCCGATCCCACGCGCTGCCTGGTATTCGAGGACTCCTTCAACGGCCTGGTGGCTGCCAAGGCAGCCAGGATGATCGTGGTGGTCATGCCCGATCCCCTGGAATTTAAGCAGGAACGCTTTGGTGCAGCGGATCTGAAGATTGGCTCTCTGACCGAATTTACACTGGATACACTAAACAAGCTGCAGAAGAAACCATGAGTAGCAAGGAGATAAAAGTATTCGGACCGGCAAGCGTCTCCAATGTGGGACCCGGGTTTGACCTGCTGGGATTTGCCCTGGAAGCGCCCGGCGATGAATTGATCGTCCGGAGAAACGGCACCTCCGGACTGGTGCTCTATAATCAGACCGAGTACAGGCTTCCCGCCGATCCGGAACTGAATGTGGCTGCGGTGGCTGCAGCCTCCCTGCTCAGGGAGCTGCACAGCTATGAAGGTTTCGACCTGGTCTTTACCCGGAAGATAGCTCCGGGAAGCGGTGTGGGATCCAGTGCGGCCAGCTGTGTGGCAGCCGTGATGGGAATTAACGAACTGCTGGGCTCACCCTTTGAAACAGCCGAACTGATCCCCTTTGCCCTGGAAGGGGAAAAGGTGGCCAGCGGATCCACCCATGCCGATAACATTGCTCCGGCCCTGCTGGGTGGCATCACCCTGATCCGGGGTTACGATCCTCTGGATATCAAACACATCCCCTACCCCGACGATCTGTGGTGCTCGGTTTTACATCCCCATCTGGAAATTAAGACCGCCGAAAGCCGGAAACAGATCCCGCAAACGGTTCCCCTGGAGATTGCCCTGAAACAGTGCGGGAACCTGGCCGGACTGGTAGCCGGACTCGCCACGGGCGACTACCCCCTGATCAGCCGGTCGGTAAACGATCACCTGGCCGAACCCTATCGCATCCACCAGCTGCCCGATTTTGCGGAACTGAAAAAATCGGCCCTGGATGCCGGTTCAGTAGGAACCGGACTCTCCGGGTCGGGCCCCTCCGTATTCAGCCTTTGCCGGGGAGAGGAGATGGCCGCCAGCGTGGGCAAGGTTATGCTTTCTCATTTTAAGTCCCGGGGAATCGATTCGAGGCTTTACATCTCCCGGATCAGCCAGGCAGGATGCAAAATTATCTGACATGCACTACTACAGCACCAGCAACCGGGAGTTAAGGATCCCTCTGAAAGAAGCGGTTATCAAAGGGCTGGCGGCCGATCGCGGGCTCTTTATGCCGGCCTCGATCCCCGTCCTTAA contains:
- a CDS encoding homoserine kinase, producing MSSKEIKVFGPASVSNVGPGFDLLGFALEAPGDELIVRRNGTSGLVLYNQTEYRLPADPELNVAAVAAASLLRELHSYEGFDLVFTRKIAPGSGVGSSAASCVAAVMGINELLGSPFETAELIPFALEGEKVASGSTHADNIAPALLGGITLIRGYDPLDIKHIPYPDDLWCSVLHPHLEIKTAESRKQIPQTVPLEIALKQCGNLAGLVAGLATGDYPLISRSVNDHLAEPYRIHQLPDFAELKKSALDAGSVGTGLSGSGPSVFSLCRGEEMAASVGKVMLSHFKSRGIDSRLYISRISQAGCKII
- the hxpB gene encoding hexitol phosphatase HxpB; this translates as MTERKNIEAVILDMDGILIDSERHWQLTERAIFAELGIDLSEKLLVETRGLNTGEMMAHWSARFPLDGRDTAALMKEYDRRMVETMKKEVPLMEGARELIGMFRGQGLPLALATCSTPEHIDAVMEKHGLRDSFDHLVSAAVDMPGKPHPEVFLRTARLLKADPTRCLVFEDSFNGLVAAKAARMIVVVMPDPLEFKQERFGAADLKIGSLTEFTLDTLNKLQKKP